In the genome of Candidatus Poribacteria bacterium, one region contains:
- the hisI gene encoding phosphoribosyl-AMP cyclohydrolase yields the protein MRALDGLKFNEQGLIPAIIQDDSNGDVLMLAWMNQEAVRRTIDTGRVTFWSRSRQSFWVKGEMSGHTQTVRAVQYDCDGDCLLIRVEQAGAACHEGFRSCFFRTVSPDGDASEENQERIVDPQEVYGRKP from the coding sequence ATGCGCGCACTCGATGGACTGAAGTTCAATGAGCAGGGGCTCATCCCCGCGATTATCCAGGACGATTCGAACGGCGATGTCCTGATGCTGGCGTGGATGAACCAGGAGGCGGTACGGCGCACGATCGACACAGGACGCGTGACGTTCTGGAGTCGGTCGCGCCAAAGCTTCTGGGTCAAGGGAGAGATGTCTGGACACACGCAGACAGTGCGCGCCGTACAGTACGACTGCGACGGCGATTGCCTGCTGATCCGCGTCGAACAGGCGGGAGCCGCGTGCCACGAAGGCTTCCGCTCCTGCTTCTTCCGGACGGTCTCTCCCGATGGCGATGCCTCCGAGGAGAACCAAGAACGAATCGTCGACCCGCAAGAGGTCTATGGAAGAAAGCCCTGA